One genomic window of Acomys russatus chromosome 29, mAcoRus1.1, whole genome shotgun sequence includes the following:
- the LOC127211265 gene encoding PRAME family member 8-like: MSFQAPPTLLTLGLQSLLRDQALAISALKELPGELFPPLMKAVVAGRHLTILQAMVAAWPFPCLPMGALVKFPDVTTLQAVLAGVDMQLTGIFRQRKRKLQVLDLSNVHHDFWDVWAGTEDGARSAEMVREKQRGTGLHRYALRRRLKVVTNLCFGLCLDEHHEYLLQWAQERRGSLQLYCRKMHISPLSMYTVRKVLKIFQPECIEELVLNGGWTLPTLTSFAPCLGQMRNLRKFFLTIMHDDRSDPDNTLTDAQRKKVTKFKSQFSKLNCLQHLSMSGVYFLSGHMKQLLWCLKTPLEFLSISFCSFSQADLESFAQCHRLHHLKHLQLGGVILSELSLVSLRIFLENVPDTLQILELEGCRMKDSQISSLFPALSQCSQLTRVNFYDNDFSMAVLKDLLYHTANLSHMAQGFYPAPLECYVMGQATFERFNQLCSELRNTLCTVRQHRSISIATQLCLVHCPHCDSTRWTRFYHSWQ, from the exons ATGAGCTTCCAGGCCCCACCCACACTCCTGACCCTGGGGCTGCAGAGCCTGCTGAGAGACCAGGCCTTGGCCATCTCTGCTCTGAAGGAGCTGCCCGGGGAGCTCTTCCCACCACTGATGAAGGCAGTCGTGGCTGGCAGACACCTGACGATACTGCAGGCCATGGTGGCTGCCTggccctttccctgcctccccatGGGAGCCCTGGTGAAATTCCCTGATGTGACAACATTGCAAGCTGTCCTGGCTGGTGTAGACATGCAGCTGACAGGAATCTTTCGCCAGAG gaagaggaagcttcAAGTGCTGGACCTGAGCAATGTGCACCATGATTTCTGGGATGTATGGGCAGGCACAGAGGATGGAGCCCGCTCAGCAGAGATGGTGCGGGAGAAGCAAAGAGGAACAGGCCTTCATAGATATGCACTGAGGCGGCGTTTGAAGGTGGTCACCAACCTGTGCTTTGGGCTCTGTCTGGATGAACACCATGAATACTTGTTGCAGTGGGCACAAGAGAGAAGAGGTTCCCTGCAGCTATATTGCAGGAAAATGCACATTTCACCTTTATCCATGTACACTGTGAGGAAGGTCTTGAAGATTTTCCAACCAGAATGCATTGAGGAGTTGGTACTGAATGGAGGCTGGACTCTGCCCACACTGACATCTTTTGCACCTTGCCTTGGTCAGATGAGAAATCTTCGCAAATTCTTTCTAACAATAATGCATGACGACCGCTCCGACCCTGATAATACACTAACAGATGCACAGAGGAAGAAAGTCACCAAGTTCAAGTCTCAGTTCTCCAAGCTCAACTGTCTCCAGCATCTCTCCATGTCTGGTGTCTACTTTCTCAGTGGCCACATGAAGCAGCTACTCTg GTGCCTGAAGACCCCCTTGGAGTTCCTGTCCATCAGCTTCTGCAGCTTCTCACAGGCAGACTTGGAGTCTTTTGCCCAGTGTCACCGTCTCCATCATCTCAAACATCTGCAATTGGGAGGTGTCATTTTATCTGAGCTGAGTCTTGTGTCTCTCAGAATTTTCCTAGAGAATGTCCCAGACACTCTGCAGATCCTGGAATTGGAGGGTTGTAGGATGAAGGACTCTCAGatcagttctctcttccctgccttgagccagtgctctcagctcACCAGGGTCAATTTCTATGACAATGACTtctccatggctgtcctgaaggACCTTCTGTATCACACTGCCAACCTAAGCCACATGGCCCAGGGGTTCTACCCTGCCCCTCTTGAGTGCTATGTGATGGGACAGGCCACCTTCGAGAGATTTAACCAGCTTTGTTCTGAGCTCAGGAACACACTTTGCACTGTCAGGCAACACCGGTCCATCTCCATTGCTACTCAGTTATGCCTTGTACATTGTCCTCACTGTGACTCCACCCGATGGACCAGATTTTACCATTCTTGGCAGTAA